From the genome of Sulfurovum sp. NBC37-1, one region includes:
- a CDS encoding HP0495 family protein: MILDNNTQEKPQIEYPTNWGFKIIGRDEEKLKACIKEVMGEKEHLCSLGNRSRTGKFTTYNASCIVENQEERDQLFKCFQDHDDVNMVI, translated from the coding sequence ATGATTTTAGACAACAATACCCAAGAAAAACCACAGATCGAATACCCGACCAACTGGGGATTCAAGATCATCGGAAGGGACGAAGAAAAGCTCAAAGCCTGCATCAAAGAGGTTATGGGAGAGAAGGAACATCTCTGCTCTCTGGGAAACCGTTCAAGAACGGGAAAGTTCACAACCTACAATGCTTCCTGTATCGTAGAGAACCAGGAAGAAAGGGACCAACTCTTCAAATGTTTCCAGGACCATGACGATGTAAATATGGTGATCTAA
- a CDS encoding NAD(P)/FAD-dependent oxidoreductase — translation MKKVLVLGGGFAGVEAAIYLRKQELEVTLVSDRDFFYIYPTSIWIPTGEATMEDVSVPLDELAFAHGFQLIVDPVIALDAKAKKVTLQSGRVLDEYEYIVVAMGQEKIKLEGMEANSLSICGKPEEATALHEKLDALVQKGHGKIAMGFGGNPKDTSAVRGGPAFEVLFNVDTYLKSKGIRDNFELTFFAPMEKPGQKMGDKAFVMMDKMFKMTHINKKIGVKITAFEEDGILFEDGTKLESDLTMFISAGVGHGIIAESGLPLSDAGFVVTNEYNEIEGFEGIYAIGDTASLMGPEWRAKQGHVAEVMARNVAYNIFQHMQRIDSKHSYMEHLNILCVMDTGNGAAFVYRDNKGGKMIPMPIVGHWMKKGWGWYCRNSKLGKIPRLPGM, via the coding sequence ATGAAGAAAGTACTGGTATTAGGCGGCGGATTTGCCGGTGTTGAGGCTGCTATCTATCTGAGAAAGCAGGAGCTTGAAGTTACCTTGGTAAGTGACAGGGACTTTTTTTATATCTATCCGACATCGATCTGGATACCTACAGGTGAAGCCACAATGGAGGATGTTTCTGTACCTCTGGATGAACTTGCCTTTGCCCACGGCTTTCAGCTCATCGTCGATCCGGTAATAGCCCTGGATGCAAAAGCCAAAAAAGTCACGCTTCAGAGCGGACGGGTACTGGATGAATATGAGTATATTGTCGTAGCCATGGGGCAGGAGAAGATCAAACTCGAAGGAATGGAAGCGAATTCTCTTTCTATATGTGGAAAACCTGAGGAAGCGACTGCCCTCCATGAAAAACTGGATGCACTGGTACAGAAAGGGCATGGAAAGATCGCCATGGGATTTGGTGGCAATCCAAAAGATACTTCCGCTGTGCGGGGAGGACCTGCCTTCGAGGTACTTTTCAATGTTGATACCTATTTGAAGAGCAAGGGGATCCGTGACAATTTCGAGTTGACATTCTTCGCACCCATGGAGAAACCGGGTCAGAAGATGGGTGATAAGGCTTTTGTGATGATGGACAAGATGTTCAAGATGACCCATATCAATAAAAAAATAGGGGTGAAGATCACGGCTTTTGAGGAAGACGGTATTCTTTTTGAAGATGGTACGAAACTGGAATCGGATCTTACTATGTTCATTTCTGCCGGGGTGGGGCACGGTATCATCGCGGAATCCGGCTTGCCTTTGAGTGATGCAGGATTTGTCGTGACCAACGAATACAATGAGATTGAAGGCTTTGAGGGTATCTATGCCATTGGAGATACTGCTTCCCTAATGGGACCGGAATGGAGAGCCAAGCAGGGGCATGTTGCAGAAGTGATGGCCCGAAACGTTGCCTACAACATTTTCCAGCATATGCAGCGCATAGACTCCAAACATAGTTACATGGAACATCTCAATATTCTGTGTGTAATGGATACCGGGAATGGTGCTGCCTTTGTTTATCGTGACAACAAAGGGGGCAAGATGATTCCTATGCCGATCGTAGGACACTGGATGAAGAAAGGGTGGGGCTGGTACTGCCGAAACTCCAAACTCGGAAAGATCCCAAGATTGCCGGGAATGTAG
- a CDS encoding esterase-like activity of phytase family protein has translation MKILFVVLILGQMLAAGVFGANIVPQKMDKEKLGIRILDQKELSFLEIDGVKFSEISDLAYDKKAKSLFMVSDEGKLFEFKAVFADKIKRLEPQRAGRLLKKNGKKFKKWRRDSEGMTLDRKGRLLISFEEKPKIGWFHKNSDKYGRLIKKYELPKKLRSMKRFRSKNKGMESLAWHPKYGILTALEYPPKGVDKKRQSIYALSGKEWHFKAEPEVNSAISAIEVMDDGNILVLERSFTGYMNPFVVTLKKVYIDRCKKRVCPAKVLAKMNSHKGWDVDNFEGLAKVGKHRYVMISDDNDNFFQKTLLIYFEVKEK, from the coding sequence AGATACTCTTTGTTGTTCTGATTTTGGGACAAATGCTGGCAGCCGGTGTGTTTGGTGCCAATATCGTTCCACAGAAGATGGATAAGGAGAAGCTGGGGATCCGCATACTTGACCAGAAAGAACTCTCTTTCTTGGAAATAGACGGTGTGAAATTTTCCGAGATCTCCGATCTGGCATACGATAAAAAGGCCAAATCCCTTTTTATGGTCAGCGATGAGGGGAAACTCTTTGAGTTCAAAGCCGTTTTTGCAGATAAAATCAAAAGGCTTGAACCGCAGAGGGCAGGGAGACTACTCAAAAAGAACGGGAAAAAATTCAAGAAATGGCGTCGTGACAGTGAAGGGATGACACTGGACAGAAAAGGCCGGCTGCTGATCTCTTTTGAGGAAAAACCGAAGATCGGCTGGTTCCACAAGAATTCGGACAAATACGGCCGCCTGATCAAAAAATACGAACTGCCCAAAAAGCTGCGCAGCATGAAACGATTCCGAAGTAAGAACAAAGGAATGGAGTCACTGGCCTGGCACCCGAAGTACGGTATCCTGACCGCACTGGAATATCCGCCAAAAGGGGTGGATAAAAAACGACAGAGCATCTACGCTTTGAGCGGAAAAGAATGGCATTTCAAAGCCGAACCCGAAGTGAACAGCGCCATCTCGGCGATAGAGGTGATGGACGATGGGAACATCCTTGTGCTCGAGCGTTCTTTTACGGGGTACATGAATCCTTTCGTGGTGACACTGAAAAAGGTTTACATAGACCGATGTAAGAAAAGAGTGTGCCCCGCGAAGGTGCTTGCAAAGATGAACAGCCACAAAGGCTGGGATGTGGATAACTTTGAAGGTTTGGCAAAAGTGGGGAAGCATCGTTACGTGATGATCAGCGATGATAACGACAACTTTTTTCAGAAAACACTTTTGATCTATTTTGAGGTGAAAGAGAAATGA
- the moaC gene encoding cyclic pyranopterin monophosphate synthase MoaC produces the protein MNLTHLDEQNKPKMVDVSDKDNTTRIATASGIIEVGQAAFDAVIANTAKKGPVLQTAVIAAIQGTKQTSTLIPMCHPLMLTSVKTDIEELPELPGFKLTVTAKLTGQTGVEMEALTGVSVGLLTIYDMLKAIDKGMVIRNVQLEHKSGGNSGDFNRA, from the coding sequence TTGAACCTCACACATCTCGACGAACAGAACAAACCCAAAATGGTTGATGTCTCAGATAAAGACAACACTACGCGTATCGCTACAGCAAGCGGAATTATAGAGGTTGGACAGGCAGCATTTGATGCAGTCATTGCCAACACGGCAAAAAAAGGACCGGTATTGCAGACCGCGGTCATCGCTGCCATTCAGGGGACCAAACAGACCAGTACACTCATTCCGATGTGCCATCCGCTGATGCTCACTTCTGTCAAAACAGACATTGAAGAACTGCCGGAACTGCCCGGTTTTAAACTAACGGTCACGGCAAAATTGACGGGACAGACAGGTGTGGAGATGGAAGCACTCACAGGTGTCAGCGTCGGCCTGCTCACCATTTACGATATGCTCAAAGCCATCGACAAGGGCATGGTCATCAGAAATGTACAGCTCGAACATAAAAGCGGCGGTAACTCAGGAGACTTCAACAGAGCGTAA
- a CDS encoding paraquat-inducible protein A: MKYILYMILTVLLVTMVFFGVKAYKEAKAYETATASLIDEMSAEKLAKFQLKELAETVSLGFYKNRKKDLIETLKKKQQMHKEQSKKYALYALLPLLGVLASYFFISLRAFTFFGAVGALITLAFGLIAPVMMVTIHKEVEYLGDVVLSFESKGVIGSISKLFENGDTVVALVILLFSVLIPLFKTFSMMIVSVFMDTPFAHGIVRFFKMIGKWSMVDVFVVATFLVYLTVNKGDVSRAEVEVGLYFFLAYVIVSMLVSLSADKMLHQAKQR; the protein is encoded by the coding sequence ATGAAGTATATATTATACATGATCTTGACAGTTTTGTTGGTGACCATGGTCTTTTTTGGAGTCAAAGCATACAAAGAAGCCAAGGCTTATGAGACAGCAACCGCCTCTTTGATCGATGAGATGAGTGCAGAGAAGCTGGCAAAGTTCCAGCTCAAAGAGTTGGCTGAGACGGTTTCTCTCGGATTTTATAAGAACAGGAAGAAAGACCTCATCGAAACGCTGAAAAAAAAACAGCAAATGCATAAGGAACAGAGCAAGAAGTATGCACTCTATGCGTTATTGCCGCTGCTGGGTGTGCTGGCAAGCTATTTTTTCATCTCTTTACGGGCTTTTACTTTTTTCGGTGCCGTTGGGGCATTGATAACACTTGCTTTCGGATTGATTGCGCCTGTTATGATGGTGACCATACACAAAGAGGTGGAGTATCTTGGGGATGTAGTGCTCTCGTTTGAATCCAAAGGGGTAATAGGCTCCATTTCCAAACTTTTCGAGAATGGTGATACTGTGGTTGCACTGGTGATACTGCTCTTTTCCGTACTTATACCGCTGTTTAAAACTTTTTCCATGATGATCGTGTCTGTTTTTATGGATACCCCTTTTGCACACGGCATTGTCAGGTTTTTCAAAATGATAGGAAAATGGTCGATGGTCGATGTCTTTGTCGTGGCGACCTTTCTGGTCTATTTGACAGTGAACAAAGGGGATGTCAGCCGTGCTGAGGTTGAGGTAGGACTCTACTTTTTTCTTGCGTATGTGATCGTCTCAATGCTGGTTAGCCTGAGTGCAGATAAAATGCTGCACCAGGCAAAACAGCGTTAG
- the ccoG gene encoding cytochrome c oxidase accessory protein CcoG, producing the protein MEAEAQNNEEVVKKPKKNQAKEYLKGWVPYRIKRYWVYAVVTIVALVMPWITINGNHLFLLSFDHKKLHLAGVAFDMQELYLMPFLLMLLFLGIFAVTAVGGRAWCGWACPQTVFRVIYRDFIETKLLGLRKRIKNKQKDPDMSKPENQVKKVVAILIWSVLALIAAADFLWYFVPPEDFFQYIQHPADHTILMGMLIGIALFIIADVVFIKEDFCIYICPYSRVQSVLYDDDTIMAIYDPHRGGDIYEGHGNDRHKKYTKTKDLVADEPYAECTTCESCVTVCPTHIDIRKGLQLECINCLECVDACTTVMGALGKPSLVRWSSENEVIYQKGKTNYFRPKVIAYFTVLVLVLVALFTMGSKKEHMLLNVNKTTRLYKILDHGGVENDYIFLFANTDSKKHTYYFEIEGDLKNKIEIVRPKEPFSIAAGQKRKKVVVLRTKEKLANDTRKDVPIPVTIKAFATDDKEKIVVERHTVFVYPRADLIKK; encoded by the coding sequence ATGGAAGCTGAAGCACAAAACAACGAAGAAGTGGTAAAAAAGCCGAAGAAAAACCAGGCAAAAGAATATTTGAAAGGGTGGGTACCGTACCGTATCAAACGGTATTGGGTCTATGCAGTCGTAACCATTGTTGCTTTGGTCATGCCGTGGATCACGATCAACGGGAACCACTTGTTCCTCTTGAGCTTTGACCACAAGAAATTGCACCTTGCAGGAGTAGCATTTGATATGCAGGAGCTCTACTTGATGCCGTTCCTTCTGATGCTTTTATTCCTGGGGATTTTTGCTGTCACAGCGGTTGGTGGTAGAGCCTGGTGTGGGTGGGCCTGTCCTCAGACAGTCTTCCGTGTTATTTACAGGGACTTCATTGAAACGAAACTGCTTGGCCTTAGAAAACGTATAAAGAACAAGCAGAAAGATCCTGATATGAGCAAGCCGGAAAATCAGGTAAAGAAAGTGGTAGCCATACTGATATGGTCCGTTCTGGCACTCATCGCCGCCGCGGATTTTCTCTGGTATTTCGTACCGCCTGAAGATTTCTTCCAGTATATCCAGCATCCGGCAGACCATACGATATTGATGGGTATGTTGATTGGTATAGCACTCTTTATCATTGCCGATGTGGTGTTCATTAAAGAAGATTTTTGTATTTATATCTGCCCCTACAGCCGTGTGCAGTCCGTACTTTATGACGATGATACGATCATGGCGATATACGATCCGCATCGTGGAGGGGATATCTATGAAGGACATGGTAATGACCGACATAAGAAATATACCAAAACAAAAGATCTTGTTGCGGATGAACCGTACGCAGAGTGTACAACCTGTGAGAGTTGTGTGACAGTCTGCCCGACACATATCGATATCCGTAAAGGTCTGCAGCTTGAGTGTATCAACTGTCTTGAGTGTGTGGACGCCTGTACGACCGTTATGGGTGCACTTGGAAAACCTTCACTTGTCAGATGGTCCAGTGAGAATGAAGTGATTTACCAGAAAGGGAAAACGAATTACTTCAGACCGAAAGTTATTGCATACTTTACCGTACTGGTACTGGTTCTGGTCGCGCTTTTCACGATGGGAAGCAAAAAAGAGCATATGCTGCTTAACGTGAACAAAACGACAAGACTGTATAAAATACTGGATCATGGCGGGGTTGAGAACGATTATATCTTCCTGTTTGCCAATACGGATAGCAAGAAGCACACCTATTACTTTGAGATCGAGGGAGATCTTAAAAATAAAATTGAGATCGTCAGACCAAAAGAGCCGTTCAGTATCGCTGCGGGTCAGAAGCGTAAAAAAGTGGTTGTGCTCAGAACCAAAGAGAAACTGGCGAACGATACACGAAAAGACGTACCGATCCCTGTAACGATTAAAGCGTTTGCGACGGATGACAAAGAGAAGATCGTGGTAGAGAGACATACAGTATTTGTCTATCCTCGTGCGGACCTCATAAAAAAATAA
- a CDS encoding recombinase family protein — MTYAYLRQMPDNANLSDQQRNILSFSLTQGMEIDKEVIEYSTKNHPIEERKQFEEFLHSVEDGDTLVVDTLSVLSDKAEEMIKVFNCMLSRDIDLYVANMQLHVTKETPIVKIFPLLNDLREAQQARSNQIGRPKGSRSSSKFDVYQAQIISLLREGMNVSAIARELGVSRSSLKDYIESRGIRELVEGSWMEINTLKQVPGVDNTILICPFDQENQKQTSQQKERIL; from the coding sequence ATGACGTATGCATATTTAAGACAGATGCCTGACAATGCAAATTTGTCGGATCAACAGCGTAACATTCTCTCGTTTTCATTGACTCAGGGTATGGAGATAGACAAAGAGGTGATAGAGTATTCTACCAAAAACCATCCTATAGAAGAGCGGAAACAGTTTGAGGAGTTCCTTCACTCTGTAGAAGATGGGGATACATTGGTAGTAGATACCCTCTCGGTACTGAGTGACAAAGCTGAAGAGATGATCAAGGTATTCAATTGCATGTTGAGCCGTGACATCGACCTCTATGTGGCCAATATGCAGCTGCATGTCACCAAAGAGACACCCATTGTCAAAATATTTCCTTTACTGAATGATCTACGTGAAGCACAACAAGCCAGGTCGAACCAGATAGGGCGTCCCAAAGGGAGCCGTTCTTCTTCAAAATTCGATGTCTATCAGGCACAGATCATCTCTCTGCTGAGAGAGGGGATGAATGTGAGTGCGATCGCCAGAGAGTTGGGGGTAAGCCGCAGTTCTTTGAAGGATTATATTGAGTCAAGAGGAATCAGAGAGTTGGTAGAGGGGTCATGGATGGAAATCAACACCCTTAAGCAGGTTCCGGGTGTAGACAATACCATATTGATCTGCCCGTTCGATCAAGAAAACCAAAAACAAACGTCACAACAAAAAGAAAGGATATTATAA